TCGGCTCCTGTTCCAGCCGGGCCACGTCGCTGATCTCTTCCAGGACATTGTCCAGGATGGCCTTGCCCTGCTCCTTGTGCACAATCTCTCGACCGCGGAAGAAGAGGGTGATTTTGCACCTGTCGCCCTTGGCCAGAAAGCGGCGGACATGATTGAGCTTGGTCTGCAAGTCGTGCTCATCCGTCTTGGGCCGCAGCTTGACCTCTTTGAGCTGGACTTGAACCTGCTTCTTCTTGGCCTCTTGGTTTTTCTTGCGCTGTTCGTACTGGTACTTGCCGAAGTCCATGAGCTTGCATACCGGCGGCTTGGCCTGGGGAGCGACTTCCACCAGATCAACCCCCTGCTCATTGGCCATCCGCAAGGCCTCCTTGGTCGGCATAATACCCAGCTGATCGCCGGAATCACTTATAACCCGCACCTCTGGGACTCGTATTTGGTGGTTGCGGCGCACGTTAGTTGCTGAAGCTATAGCGCATTCCTCCACGTTTGAAGGGTTCCTGGCAGTCTTCGTTGATCATTTCTATTGCCTCGGACAGGGATTTTGTCCCGGCCTGTTCCTTGTTCCGGAAACGCACGTTCACTCCCCTGTCCTGTACTTCACGGTCCCCGATGACCAGAATATAGGGGATCTTGGCCAGTTGAGCCTCCCGGACCTTGAATCCAAGCTTCTCGTTGCGCAGATCGGTCTGGACCCTGATCCCGGCCTGGTGCAGCTCGCTGGCGCACTGGCGGGCGAAATCGTTCTGGGCCTCGGTAACAGTGACCAGTATGGCCTGGACCGGGGAGAGCCAAGTGGGCAAGGCCCCGGCGTAGTGCTCAATGAGCACGCCCATGAAACGCTCGATGGCCCCGAGAATGGTCCGGTGGACCATGACCGGTCTGTGCTTTTCCCCATCCGAGCCAATATAGCTCAAGTCAAAGCGGTGAGGCAAGGTGAAATCGCATTGGATGGTTGCGCATTGCCAGGTGCGATCCAGGGCGTCCTTGAGCTTGACGTCTATCTTGGGGCCGTAAAAGGCGCCGTCACCGGCATTTATGGCATAGGGCAGTCCCATGCTGTCCAGGGCCTGGTGCAGCGCGGTGGTGGCCCGGTCCCAGTCCTGATCCGAGCCAATGGATTTTTCCGGCCGGGTGGAGAGTTCCAGTTCGAAGGCAAAGCCGAAGATGTTCATCACATCCTGGACAAAGGTGATGATACCGGTGATCTCATCCTGCAGCTGTTCGGGCCGGCAGATGATGTGCGCGTCGTCCTGGGTGAACTGGCGGACCCGGAGCAGTCCGTGCAGAACACCGGACTTTTCGTGGCGGTGTACAGTCCCCAGCTCGAAGTAGCGAATGGGCAGATCCCGATAGCTGCGCAGGGCGGACTTGTAGATGAGCATGTGGGCCACGCAGTTCATGGGCTTTAACCCGTAGACCTGCTCATCTATCTCCGAGAAATACATGTTGTGGCCGTAGTTCTGGTAGTGCCCGGACTTCTCCCACAGGTCCCGGCGCAGGAGCTGAGGGCCACGCACGAGTTGATATCCACGGCGCAGATGCTCTTTGGTCTCAAAGTCTTCAAGGATAGTCCGGACCAGTGCCCCGTTGGGATGAAAGATGGGCATCCCGGGTCCGACCTCGTCGGAGAAGCTGAACAGATCCAGCTGGGGGCCCAGACGTCGATGGTCCCGCTTCTTGGCCTCTTCCAGGTGGGCCAGGTAGCTCTTTAAGGCCTTGCGGTCCGCGAATGCGGTACCGTATATCCGCTGAAGCATGGGCCTGTTCTCGTCGCCGCGCCAATACGCACCTGCCACCGAGGTCAGCTTGAAGGCTTGGATGAATCCGGTGGACGGGACGTGCGGACCGCGACAGAGATCGGTGAAGCCGTTGTGGGTGTACAAGGAGACCTCATCCTCGTCCAGCTCGTCCAAGAGCTCCAGCTTGTAGGTTTCGTTCTGCTGGGAGAAGAACTTCCGGGCCTCATCTCTGGACATGATCTTGCGCTGGAACGGCTTATCCGCGGCAATGCTTTCAGCCATCTGCTTTTCTATGGCTTCCAGGTCATGGGGGGTAAAGCTCCGCTCGAAATCGAAATCGTAATAGAACCCGTTATCTATCGCCGGGCCAATGGTAACCTTGGCCCTGGGAAAGAGGGTCTTGACCGCCTCGGCCATGATGTGGGCCGCGCTGTGCCGCAGGACCTCGAGTCCCTGCTCACTGTCGGCCAGAACCGGCTCCAGACGCGAGCAGTCCCTGGGGACAGGGGCGGACAGATCCACCAGACGGTTGCCGCATGTGCAGGCAACAGACTTCTTGAGCGTCTTTCCGCTGGCTGCCTGGGAAAGGACATCACGACAGGACTGCCCCTCGGTAACCTCAATGGTCTGCCCTTGGCAATCCACCTGCTGCACGTCCGATAGCCTCCGTATTTTATGGTGCATGAAAGCAAATAGGGAGGCCGGGGCCTCCCTAACTGCTGTGCTCTGTCCATGGTAGGCGCGAGGAGATTTGAACTCCTGACCCCTTGCGCGTCAAGCAAGTGCTCTACCCCTGAGCTACGCGCCTTCGCAATGAGGGTTTCCTTAGCAGGCCTGGGCACGGACTGTCAAGCAAGCAGGGACAGGAAAATCGACCCCTGGGGTGAAGTGCCTTGGATATCCGGAAGACGGGAAAATGGCCATTGTCTCCTGCTCTGTCTGCATGCTATCCTGGGCCAGGACTGACCGGGGGACGCTGCTGTGCACGAGGAAATGCCTGGAGGCGCTGTTTTATGCGGGTTGACCAAGAGAACGTCCAGATTCTGTTTGTGACCTCGGAGATCTTTCCCTTTTCCAAGACCGGAGGGCTGGGTGACGTGATGGGAGTGCTCCCGGTGGTCCTCAAGGATCAAGGGGCGAAGGTGGCGGTCATCACGCCGTTCTACGGTCGGCTGCACACGGCCGACTTCCAGATCCGGCTGGTGCTTGAAAACTGCCCTGTGGGTTATCCCTGGCCGGAGGTGACCGCTGATATCTATATGGCCGACTATCACGGCCTGCCGGTGTATTTTGTCGACCGGCCGGAATTTTTCGACCGCAAAAACTATTACTGCACCTATCACGGCGAGTTCTTCGACAACTGCGAACGGTACATATTCTTTTCCCGGGCCGCGGTGGCCCTGGCCAGGAAGCTGGGGATCCCCCCGTATATCATGCACGCTCACGACTGGCACTCCTCCCTGGTCCCGGCGTATGTCCATGCCGCCCGCAGGCTGGACCCCTTCTGGCATCAGACCAAGACCGTACTGACCATCCACAATCTTGCCTTCCAGGGACAGTACTCGGCCCGCCTGTTCTGGAGCAGCGGCCTTCCGGCCGAGGCCTGGGACATGGACGGGGCCGAGCACTACGGCTCGTTCAACATGCTCAAGACCGGCATCGGCTATGCGCAGCGGATCACCACGGTCAGCCCCACCTATGCCCGGGAGATCGTCACTCCCGAGTTCGGTTGCGGCCTGCACGGGATCCTGGCCAAGAGACAGCCGGATCTGCGGGGGATCCTCAACGGCGTGGACTATTCGTTCTGGGACCCAAAGCACGACAAGTTTTTGATGTATCCCTACTCCCCGGAGAACATGCAGGGGAAGGCCGAATGCAAGAAGACCCTGCTGTATCTCATGGGGTTTCACCCCCGGTTCATGTCCAGGCCGGTCCTGGGATTCATCGGCCGCCTGCGGGAGCAGAAAGGGATCGACATCGTCCTGGAGATAGTCGACGAGCTCATGGCCATGGATGTGGGGCTGATCATTCTGGGGGAAGGGGATCTGGGCATAGAGACCATGCTCGGCAATCTGGTGGAGCAGTATCCGGGGCAGCTGGCGGCGTGCATCGGATACACCGAGGAGAAGTCGCACCAGATCATGGCCGGGACGGATATCTTCCTCATGCCCTCCAGGTATGAGCCCTGCGGGCTGACTCAGCTGTACAGCCTGCGCTACGGGACCCTCCCTGTGGCCTCCCAGGTCGGGGGGCTGTTGGATACCGTCATCGGATATCCAGCCCAGGGCTGCACCGGATTCACCTTCAGCCCCATAACGGGCCCGGCCCTGCTCCGGGCACTCCAGCAGGCGGTGGCGGTATGGAAGGACGACGGGCAGTGGCGCAGGATGCAGGAACGGGCCATGCATCAGGACTTTTCCTGGCAGCGCTCGGCCCGGGAATACATGAGCGTCTACCGGGAGATCGGACTGCCGGCCGAAGCCGGATAGGAAAGCTGAGTGCGAGACGGAGGTAGAAAGGCGGGATAGGCCCGGATCAGAACAAGCCATTAATGATGCATACTCTGGCGGGGAGCTTGACCATGCATGAGATACGCCTTGGATATTCGGTGCAGGACTATATCAGCGGAGAGCAGGTGGAGGCGACGACCTACGAGGATATCCGCCAGGATATCGCCCGCTTTCTGGTAGAGGAGAAGGGGGTGCCCAAGGCGGCCGTACGGACCAAGGTCGAGGTCACGGCAGTTATTGACGAATCACCCTACGTGCAGCAAATGGACCTGGTTCTCGGGCAAAGCTCGAGTGATCCGATCATGGCCCTCAATTTCTGCGCCGGGCAGGTGGAAACCTATACCCGGCAGACCCTGGCCGCGGCCCGACTCCTGCCTCAAGGGGCGCCGCGTCTGGCTGTGGCCACAGACACTCAAAAGGCGGTCATCCTGCAGGTCGCGGATGGTGCCCTGGTGCGGGAGTGTTTATATGCCGAGTTTCCGGACTGGGAGGAGCTGCTCCATATGGCGGCCGCAGTCCCGGAATACACAGTCACCGCGGAGAAAAAGGCCAAGGAGGGCCGGCTGCTCTATGCCTTGAGCGAGCTGAGCTGTTCATGTGCCCAGGAGTCATGTTCAATCCAGGAGTCCGGGAGTGGTCACGGAGCAAAGTGAGCTTAGAAGCGGTCCTCCCGGTCCATGAACCGGAAGTTGATGGCCTCGGCCAGGTGATTGACAGTGACTGTCGGGGCCCTCTCCAGGTCGGCGATGGTCCGGCTGATGCGCATGATCCGGGTGTGAGCCCGGGCGGAGAGCCCCAGCTTTTGCATGGCCTGTTCCAGGAAGTCGTGTTCTGTCTGGGTCAGCTGACAGCATTCCTGCAGCCAGCGCCCGGAGAGCTCAGAATTGGTGGCGTAGGGCAGATCACGGTACCGAGACGCCTGAATCTCCCGGGCTGCAACGATATTGGCCCGCATGGTTGCCGAGTCTTTTGAGCTTTGTATCTGCTTGAGATCCTTGTAGGGAACTGCAGGGACATCGACCTGCAGGTCAATGCGGTCCAGCAGGGGACCGGACAGCCTGGACCGGTAGCGCTGGACCTGAGCCGGCGTGCAGGAGCAGGGATGGGTGTCGTCGGTCAAGTATCCGCATGGACATGGATTCAGGGCCGCGACCAGCATAAAGTCCGCAGGATAGGTCAGGGATACGGCAGCCCTGGACAGGGTGACGTCGCCGTTTTCCAGGGGCTGGCGGAGGACTTCCAGGACGTGCTTCTTGAATTCAGGCATTTCATCCAGGAACAGCACCCCGCGGTGAGCCAGAGAGACCTCTCCGGGCTTGGGGATCTGCCCCCCGCCGATCAGCCCGGCGTCTGAAATGGTGTGATGGGGGCTGCGGTACGGGCGCTCGGTGATCAAGGCCTGTCCAGGCCGGAGCTGCCCCGCTACGCTGTATATCTTGGTCACTTCCAGGGCCTCGGCAAAAGGAAGCAAGGGCAAGACCGTGCGGATGCGCTTGGCCAGCATGGTCTTTCCGCTTCCAGGCGGGCCCATGAATAAGAGATTGTGCCCCCCGCCGGCGGCGATCTCCACAGCTCTCTTGGCCTGGTCCTGGCCTTTGACCTCGCTGAAGTCCAGGCTGAACTCGTGCCTGCTGTCCCAGAGATCGGATACATCGCAGGAGAAGGGGGCGATGCTCTGTTCCCCGCACAGGAACTGGACCGCCTCGGCCAGGGTGGAGACCGGGTAGACCGGCAGCTCGTCGACCACCCCGGCTTCAGGGGCGTTTTGCCGGGGGATGATCAGGCCCCGGGCCTGCTCCTCCTTGGCCTTAAGGGCCATGGGCAGGACTCCGGAGATAGGCTTGAGTTCCCCGTTCAAGGACAGCTCCCCGGCGGTGAAGTATCCCTGCAGGGCGGATTTGGGGATTGTTTCTGCGGCTGAGAGGAGGGAGAGGGCCAGAGGGAGGTCGAATGTGCTGCCTTCCTTGCGCATATCGGCAGGGGCCAGGTTGATGGTTATCCGGGCCGAGGGAAGCTTGAAGCCGCTGTTCTTCAATGCGGTGAGGACCCGTTCCTTGCTTTCCCGGACCGCCCCTTCGGCCAATCCGACCATGATGAAGGTGGGCATTCCGGAGCGGGTAATGTCGGCCTCGAGGTGGACTGGGTAGGCGTCAATCCCCAGCAGGGCCGCGCTCACGGCGGTAGATAGCATGGTTTACTCCACTGGATCGCCTATTCTGCCCCATCTGATGTTGGTTATCCCGTTCCAGGACCAGTAGATTCGCCAGGCCCGGCCTAGAATGGCTTCTTCCCGGACAAAGCCCCAGAAGCGAGAGTCGTACGACTCGTCCCGGTTGTCTCCCATGACGAAATAGGAGCCGTCCGGGATATGAACAGGACCCAGGTTGTCCCTGGCCCGGGGGTCGAACTCATGCGGGGGCCATTTGGGCATGGGGAACTCCTGCTTGGCCAAATGCGGTGCGGTGTGCTGGACATACGGTTCCCGCAGGGGCTGGCCGTTGCGGAAGACCTGTTTGTCCTCTATGCGGATGGTATCTCCGGGCACCCCGATGACCCGCTTGATAAAATCCTTGGAGTCGTCCTCCGGAAACTTGAAGACGATAATATCCCCGGATTCCGGGTCTGATACCGGGACCAGGGTGATTTCAGTGAACGGGAGCTTGATCCCGTAGATGAATTTGTTCACCAGGAGATGGTCGCCTATCTGTAGGGTCGGGAGCATGGATCCGGAGGGAATCTTAAAGGCCTGGACCACAAAGGAGCGGATGACAAAGGCCAGAATAAGGGCAATGGCCAGGGCCTGGGCATATTCCTTGAGTGTATTCGACCAGTTGGAACTCATTGTCTACCTTCATCCGGCCGTATCCGGAGGGCTAGTCGTTATCCTTCTGCAGGGCGGCCAAAAAGGCTTCCTGGGGCAGCTCAATATTCCCCATCTTCTTCATCCGCCGTTTGCCTTCTTTTTGTTTTTCCAGGAGCTTGCGCTTTCTGGTGATGTCGCCTCCATAGCACTTGGCGGTCACGTTCTTGCGCATCGGAGGGATGCGTTCCCTGGCCACCACCTTGTTGCCGATGCAGGCCTGGATAATGACCTCGAACAGCTGCCGGGGGATGACTTTTTTCAGCTTCAGGGCCAGATCCCTGCCGTGCCGGTAGGCCTTATCCCGGTGGACGATCATGGACATGGCGTCCACTGGATCGCTGTTGATCAGGATGTCCAGCTTGACCAGGTTGGAGGGAACAAAGCCGATAAAGTCGTAGTCCAGGGAAGCAAAGCCCCTGGTCATGGATTTGAGCTGGTCAAAGAAGTCGAACACAATTTCGGCAAATGGGAGCTCATAGGTAATGATCACCCGGGCCGAGGTCAGATAGCGCAGGTCTTTCTGGATTCCCCGCTTGTCCTCGCACAGCTTGAGGACATTGCCCACATAGTCGTTGGGCACATGGATCTCCATGCGCACAAAGGGTTCGGCTACCTCTTGGATCTGGTCCGCAGGAGGCAGCAGGCTGGGGTTGTCCACTGGGATGGTCCGGTTGGTGACGGTGTGGACCTGATAGACCACCGAGGGGGCGGTGGCGATGAGTTCGGCCTGAAACTCCCGTTCCAGCCGTTCCTGGATGATATCCATATGCAAAAGGCCCAAAAAGCCGCAGCGGAAGCCGAAGCCCAGGGCCTGAGAGGTCTCCGGCTCGAAGGAAAAGGCTGTGTCGTTGAGCTGCAGGCGCTCCAAAGCCTTTTTCAGGGGGTCGTACTTGGCCGGTTCCGTGGGGTACAGCCCGCAGAAGACCATGGGCTGGACCTTTTTAAACCCAGGACACGGAGCGGATGCGGGCCGGTTCAGGGAGGTGATCGTGTCCCCGACCCGGGCATCCTTGAGGTCTTTGATGTTGGCGAAGAGGAAGCCCACCTCGCCCGGGCCCAGCCAGTCCACTTCCTGAGGATTGGGGGCGAAGACGCCCAGCTGACTGATTTCAAAGGATTTCCCGGTGTTCATCATCAGGATGTCCTGCCCCTGCTCCATGTACCCGCCGAAGATGCGGAACAGGACCACCACGCCCTGGTATGGATCGTACCAGGCGTCAAAGATCAGGGCCTGCAAGGGGATCTGCGCATCGCCGGTGGGTTGGGGGACGATCTCGACGATCTGCTCCAGGAGGGCATCGACGTTCAGCCCGGTCTTGGCGCTGACCTGGACGATGTTTTGGCAGTCAAGACCAATGGCCTCTTCGATGTCCTGGATGACCCGTTCCGGTTCTGCACTGGGCAGATCCACCTTGTTTAACACCGGAATGATCTCCAGATCGTGATCCAGGGCCAGGAAGACGTTGGCCAGGGTCTGGGCCTCCACCCCTTGGGATGCATCCACCAGGAGAATGGCGCCTTCGCAGGCCGCAAGACTGCGGGAGACCTCGTAGTTGAAGTCCACATGCCCCGGGGTGTCGATGAGATTGAGGATCATGGACCGTCCATCGGCTGCGGTGTACGGGATGCGCACGGTCTGAGACTTGATGGTGATCCCCCGTTCCCTCTCCAGGTCCATGCGGTCCAGGAACTGTTCCTTACGGTCTCGATCAGCCACCAGGCCGGTCAGCTCCATGATCCGATCAGCCAGGGTCGACTTGCCGTGATCGATGTGGGCGATTATGCAGAAATTTCGGATTTGGGATGTTTCAGGCCGCATTCAGACTTTTCTTATCCTCAGCAATGAATTAGTGATTGACCGGAACGCACTGAATTGGCTTGTACCTTATTTCTCTTATCGTGTCTAACCACAGCACATAGAATACGGAGCTTATATGCGGGTCTGGCCGGGGCGGCTCTATCCCCTGGGAGCGACATGGGACGGGCTGGGAGTGAATTTTGCCCTGTTTTCCGAACATGCGGACAAGGTGGAGCTTTGTCTGTTCCAGAGTACGGAAAGCAGGGCTGAAGAACAGCGGATCGAGCTTACCCAGTATACGGATCAGGTCTGGCATGCCTATCTTCCGGATGTCCGTCCCGGGCAGGTCTATGGATATCGGGTCTTTGGTCCATATCGTCCGGAGCTGGGGCTGCGCTTTAATCCCAGCAAGGTCCTCGTGGACCCGTATGCCAAGTCCATGGTCCGGCAAACCCGGTGGGACGAGGCCATGTACGGCTACAGGCTGGGCAGCGGGCAGGAGGAGGCCGGCCGCAACGCCCTGGACAACGCGGCATATGCCCCGCTGTGCGCGGTGATCGATCCGTCCTTTGTCTGGGGCGACGATGCCCCGCCCCGCATCCCATGGTCCGAAACAGTGATCTACGAAGCCCATGTCAAGGGACTGACCGCTCAGAATCCCCGGGTGCCCAAAGCACTGCGCGGGACATATTCCGGGGTGGCCTGCGAAGCAGTCATCGACCACCTGCAGCAGCTGGGGGTAACCAGCATCGAGCTCATGCCGGTCCATCAGCACGAGGACGAGCCTTTTCTCGTTCAGCGGGGACTGACCAACTATTGGGGCTACAGCACCCTGTCCTTCTTCGCGCCGGATCTCAGATTTGCTTCGGGGGCGGGGTACATGGATCAGGTCCGGGAGTTCAAGATGATGGTCCGGGCCCTGCATGCCGCATGCATGGAGGTTATTTTGGACGTTGTCTACAACCATACCGCGGAAGGGAATCGATGGGGACCGACCTTGAGCCTGCGGGGGATCGACAATCTGGCCTACTACCGGCTGCATGAGGACAAGCGGCAGTATCTGGACTTCACCGGAACCGGCAACAGCCTGAACATGATGCATCCCCGGGTCCTGCAGCTGATCATGGACAGCCTGCGGTACTGGGTGCAGGAGATGCATGTGGACGGCTTCCGGTTCGACCTGGCCAGCACCCTGGCCAGAGAGCTGTACGACGTGGACCGGCTGGCGGCCTTTTTCGACATCATTCATCAAGATCCGGTCCTGTCCCAGGTCAAGCTCATAGCAGAACCCTGGGACTTGGGCAGCGGGGGGTATCAGGTGGGCAACTTCCCGGTCCAGTGGACGGAGTGGAACGGAAAGTATCGGGATGCCGTGCGTAGGTACTGGCGGGGAGAGTGTGCAGTGGTCGGGGAACTGGCCACCCGCCTGGCCGGAAGCAGTGATCTGTATGCCCACAACTGCCGGAAGCCCCATGCCAGCATAAACTTTGTCACCAGCCACGACGGGTTCACCCTCCAGGACCTGGTCAGCTACGAGGACAAGCACAACCAGGCGAACCAGGAGAACAACCGGGACGGCGATGATGCGAACCTGAGCTGGAACTGCGGACAGGAGGGCCCGACCCGGGATGCTCAGATCACTGCCCTCCGCGGGCGGCAGAAGAGAAACTTCATGGCCACCCTCTTCTTGTCCATCGGGGTGCCCATGCTTTCCGGAGGGGATGAGCTGGGCCGCACGCAACAGGGGAACAACAACGCCTATTGCCAGGATTCGATTCTAACCTGGTATCCCTGGGAGCTGGAGCCGGCGGAGGAAGCATTTCTGCGTTTTGTGCGCCGGGCGGCATGGCTGCGGAAAAGCCAGCCGGTATTTAAGCGCCAGAATTTCTTCCAGGGCCGATCCATTCATGGCTCGGAACGCAAGGACATCACCTGGCTGACTGAGGAGGGCCGGGAAATGGGGCATGCGGACTGGCTGGACGCCTCCCGCTGCGTCATCGGTCTCATGCTGGGTGGAGACGCTTTGGAAGAGATCGATTCCCGGGGGCAAGGCATCAGCGGGGACACCATGCTCGTGCTGCTGAACAGCAATCCCTGGG
This region of Desulfovermiculus halophilus DSM 18834 genomic DNA includes:
- the infC gene encoding translation initiation factor IF-3, coding for MASATNVRRNHQIRVPEVRVISDSGDQLGIMPTKEALRMANEQGVDLVEVAPQAKPPVCKLMDFGKYQYEQRKKNQEAKKKQVQVQLKEVKLRPKTDEHDLQTKLNHVRRFLAKGDRCKITLFFRGREIVHKEQGKAILDNVLEEISDVARLEQEPKFEGRTMHMIVAPNAAKSK
- the thrS gene encoding threonine--tRNA ligase, whose amino-acid sequence is MDCQGQTIEVTEGQSCRDVLSQAASGKTLKKSVACTCGNRLVDLSAPVPRDCSRLEPVLADSEQGLEVLRHSAAHIMAEAVKTLFPRAKVTIGPAIDNGFYYDFDFERSFTPHDLEAIEKQMAESIAADKPFQRKIMSRDEARKFFSQQNETYKLELLDELDEDEVSLYTHNGFTDLCRGPHVPSTGFIQAFKLTSVAGAYWRGDENRPMLQRIYGTAFADRKALKSYLAHLEEAKKRDHRRLGPQLDLFSFSDEVGPGMPIFHPNGALVRTILEDFETKEHLRRGYQLVRGPQLLRRDLWEKSGHYQNYGHNMYFSEIDEQVYGLKPMNCVAHMLIYKSALRSYRDLPIRYFELGTVHRHEKSGVLHGLLRVRQFTQDDAHIICRPEQLQDEITGIITFVQDVMNIFGFAFELELSTRPEKSIGSDQDWDRATTALHQALDSMGLPYAINAGDGAFYGPKIDVKLKDALDRTWQCATIQCDFTLPHRFDLSYIGSDGEKHRPVMVHRTILGAIERFMGVLIEHYAGALPTWLSPVQAILVTVTEAQNDFARQCASELHQAGIRVQTDLRNEKLGFKVREAQLAKIPYILVIGDREVQDRGVNVRFRNKEQAGTKSLSEAIEMINEDCQEPFKRGGMRYSFSN
- the glgA gene encoding glycogen synthase GlgA encodes the protein MRVDQENVQILFVTSEIFPFSKTGGLGDVMGVLPVVLKDQGAKVAVITPFYGRLHTADFQIRLVLENCPVGYPWPEVTADIYMADYHGLPVYFVDRPEFFDRKNYYCTYHGEFFDNCERYIFFSRAAVALARKLGIPPYIMHAHDWHSSLVPAYVHAARRLDPFWHQTKTVLTIHNLAFQGQYSARLFWSSGLPAEAWDMDGAEHYGSFNMLKTGIGYAQRITTVSPTYAREIVTPEFGCGLHGILAKRQPDLRGILNGVDYSFWDPKHDKFLMYPYSPENMQGKAECKKTLLYLMGFHPRFMSRPVLGFIGRLREQKGIDIVLEIVDELMAMDVGLIILGEGDLGIETMLGNLVEQYPGQLAACIGYTEEKSHQIMAGTDIFLMPSRYEPCGLTQLYSLRYGTLPVASQVGGLLDTVIGYPAQGCTGFTFSPITGPALLRALQQAVAVWKDDGQWRRMQERAMHQDFSWQRSAREYMSVYREIGLPAEAG
- a CDS encoding type I restriction enzyme HsdR N-terminal domain-containing protein, giving the protein MHEIRLGYSVQDYISGEQVEATTYEDIRQDIARFLVEEKGVPKAAVRTKVEVTAVIDESPYVQQMDLVLGQSSSDPIMALNFCAGQVETYTRQTLAAARLLPQGAPRLAVATDTQKAVILQVADGALVRECLYAEFPDWEELLHMAAAVPEYTVTAEKKAKEGRLLYALSELSCSCAQESCSIQESGSGHGAK
- a CDS encoding YifB family Mg chelatase-like AAA ATPase; this translates as MLSTAVSAALLGIDAYPVHLEADITRSGMPTFIMVGLAEGAVRESKERVLTALKNSGFKLPSARITINLAPADMRKEGSTFDLPLALSLLSAAETIPKSALQGYFTAGELSLNGELKPISGVLPMALKAKEEQARGLIIPRQNAPEAGVVDELPVYPVSTLAEAVQFLCGEQSIAPFSCDVSDLWDSRHEFSLDFSEVKGQDQAKRAVEIAAGGGHNLLFMGPPGSGKTMLAKRIRTVLPLLPFAEALEVTKIYSVAGQLRPGQALITERPYRSPHHTISDAGLIGGGQIPKPGEVSLAHRGVLFLDEMPEFKKHVLEVLRQPLENGDVTLSRAAVSLTYPADFMLVAALNPCPCGYLTDDTHPCSCTPAQVQRYRSRLSGPLLDRIDLQVDVPAVPYKDLKQIQSSKDSATMRANIVAAREIQASRYRDLPYATNSELSGRWLQECCQLTQTEHDFLEQAMQKLGLSARAHTRIMRISRTIADLERAPTVTVNHLAEAINFRFMDREDRF
- the lepB gene encoding signal peptidase I, translated to MSSNWSNTLKEYAQALAIALILAFVIRSFVVQAFKIPSGSMLPTLQIGDHLLVNKFIYGIKLPFTEITLVPVSDPESGDIIVFKFPEDDSKDFIKRVIGVPGDTIRIEDKQVFRNGQPLREPYVQHTAPHLAKQEFPMPKWPPHEFDPRARDNLGPVHIPDGSYFVMGDNRDESYDSRFWGFVREEAILGRAWRIYWSWNGITNIRWGRIGDPVE
- the lepA gene encoding translation elongation factor 4, whose protein sequence is MRPETSQIRNFCIIAHIDHGKSTLADRIMELTGLVADRDRKEQFLDRMDLERERGITIKSQTVRIPYTAADGRSMILNLIDTPGHVDFNYEVSRSLAACEGAILLVDASQGVEAQTLANVFLALDHDLEIIPVLNKVDLPSAEPERVIQDIEEAIGLDCQNIVQVSAKTGLNVDALLEQIVEIVPQPTGDAQIPLQALIFDAWYDPYQGVVVLFRIFGGYMEQGQDILMMNTGKSFEISQLGVFAPNPQEVDWLGPGEVGFLFANIKDLKDARVGDTITSLNRPASAPCPGFKKVQPMVFCGLYPTEPAKYDPLKKALERLQLNDTAFSFEPETSQALGFGFRCGFLGLLHMDIIQERLEREFQAELIATAPSVVYQVHTVTNRTIPVDNPSLLPPADQIQEVAEPFVRMEIHVPNDYVGNVLKLCEDKRGIQKDLRYLTSARVIITYELPFAEIVFDFFDQLKSMTRGFASLDYDFIGFVPSNLVKLDILINSDPVDAMSMIVHRDKAYRHGRDLALKLKKVIPRQLFEVIIQACIGNKVVARERIPPMRKNVTAKCYGGDITRKRKLLEKQKEGKRRMKKMGNIELPQEAFLAALQKDND
- the glgX gene encoding glycogen debranching protein GlgX, encoding MRVWPGRLYPLGATWDGLGVNFALFSEHADKVELCLFQSTESRAEEQRIELTQYTDQVWHAYLPDVRPGQVYGYRVFGPYRPELGLRFNPSKVLVDPYAKSMVRQTRWDEAMYGYRLGSGQEEAGRNALDNAAYAPLCAVIDPSFVWGDDAPPRIPWSETVIYEAHVKGLTAQNPRVPKALRGTYSGVACEAVIDHLQQLGVTSIELMPVHQHEDEPFLVQRGLTNYWGYSTLSFFAPDLRFASGAGYMDQVREFKMMVRALHAACMEVILDVVYNHTAEGNRWGPTLSLRGIDNLAYYRLHEDKRQYLDFTGTGNSLNMMHPRVLQLIMDSLRYWVQEMHVDGFRFDLASTLARELYDVDRLAAFFDIIHQDPVLSQVKLIAEPWDLGSGGYQVGNFPVQWTEWNGKYRDAVRRYWRGECAVVGELATRLAGSSDLYAHNCRKPHASINFVTSHDGFTLQDLVSYEDKHNQANQENNRDGDDANLSWNCGQEGPTRDAQITALRGRQKRNFMATLFLSIGVPMLSGGDELGRTQQGNNNAYCQDSILTWYPWELEPAEEAFLRFVRRAAWLRKSQPVFKRQNFFQGRSIHGSERKDITWLTEEGREMGHADWLDASRCVIGLMLGGDALEEIDSRGQGISGDTMLVLLNSNPWGVDFSLPSYTNCDWWKLVLDTRYMEGLPQDGGTTYSSKSAYPLLEHSLAVFQLVDADGAQKAGRV